One window of the Bacteroidetes bacterium SB0662_bin_6 genome contains the following:
- a CDS encoding 2-oxoacid:acceptor oxidoreductase subunit alpha, which produces MGVKTQEKTVQEIPEATILFAGDSGDGMQLTGGQFTLASAYARNDLATLPDFPAEIRAPAGTTYGVSGFQLHFGSVNVRTPGDEVDVLVAMNPAALKVSVDRVRKGGTLIVNVDSFGKRDLDLAGYSQNPLEDDSLKAFHVVRIPLTTLTHETLSDTGLDKKTMDRCKNMFALGLALWMYSMPIKPALEWLNKKFARKPEILEANQRVLKKGSHYGETVEEFAVRYEVRPARLKSGKYRAIIGTEALALGLIAASRKCGLPIFYGSYPITPASEILHELSRHKNFGVKTFQAEDEIAAAGAALGASFGGNLGITATSGPGLALKSETIALAVMAELPLVIVNMQRGGPSTGLPTKTEQADLLQAIFGRNGEAPLPIIAPGTPGDCFYAAFEACRIAVKYMTPVILLSDGYLGTGSEPWLIPNVDDLENFEPSFASAPNRTVDGEDVFLPYVRDKKTLARPWAKPGTAGLEHRLGGLEKEHETGNVSYEPENHEFMVKLRAEKVQRVAQDIPPLEVFGEQEGDLLVVGWGSTQGAIETAVDACVARGLRVGATHLRHIVPLPNDLGKILSRYEHVLAPELNNGQLIRLLRDQFLLPIAPLKKIQGMPFKAREIEEKICDILGLSAA; this is translated from the coding sequence ATGGGAGTCAAGACGCAGGAAAAAACTGTCCAGGAAATCCCTGAAGCCACTATTCTTTTCGCGGGCGACTCCGGCGATGGAATGCAGCTGACCGGCGGTCAGTTTACGCTGGCCAGTGCGTACGCCCGAAATGATCTGGCGACGCTGCCGGATTTCCCTGCGGAGATTCGCGCCCCGGCGGGCACGACCTACGGGGTCAGCGGTTTCCAACTGCACTTCGGGTCCGTAAACGTGCGTACGCCGGGCGACGAGGTGGATGTGCTGGTGGCTATGAACCCGGCGGCGCTCAAGGTGAGCGTGGACCGCGTACGCAAGGGCGGTACGCTGATCGTCAATGTGGACTCCTTCGGAAAGAGGGACCTCGATCTGGCGGGATACAGTCAGAATCCACTGGAGGACGACTCGCTGAAGGCGTTCCATGTGGTCCGGATTCCGCTGACGACCCTGACACACGAAACGCTGAGCGATACCGGCCTCGACAAAAAGACGATGGACCGGTGCAAGAATATGTTTGCGCTCGGCCTCGCCCTGTGGATGTATTCCATGCCGATCAAGCCGGCGCTCGAATGGCTGAACAAAAAATTCGCCCGCAAGCCAGAGATTCTGGAGGCAAACCAGCGGGTGCTGAAAAAAGGGAGCCACTACGGGGAAACGGTAGAGGAATTCGCGGTTCGCTATGAAGTGCGTCCGGCCAGACTCAAGTCAGGCAAGTACCGGGCGATCATCGGTACGGAAGCGCTGGCTTTGGGACTGATCGCGGCAAGCCGCAAGTGCGGTCTGCCCATTTTCTACGGATCGTATCCGATCACGCCCGCATCGGAAATTCTGCACGAACTGAGCCGCCACAAGAACTTCGGAGTGAAGACGTTCCAGGCCGAGGACGAAATTGCCGCGGCGGGCGCCGCGCTCGGCGCGAGTTTCGGAGGCAACCTCGGCATTACGGCGACGAGCGGGCCGGGTCTGGCGCTCAAGAGCGAAACGATCGCCTTGGCCGTCATGGCGGAATTGCCGCTGGTCATCGTGAACATGCAGCGGGGCGGCCCCTCCACCGGCCTCCCTACGAAAACCGAACAGGCCGATCTGTTGCAGGCCATCTTCGGACGCAACGGCGAAGCGCCCTTGCCGATCATCGCTCCGGGAACGCCGGGCGACTGTTTCTATGCCGCGTTCGAGGCATGCCGCATTGCCGTCAAATACATGACCCCGGTCATCCTTCTCTCGGACGGCTATCTGGGCACGGGCTCTGAACCCTGGCTTATTCCGAACGTGGACGATCTGGAGAATTTCGAGCCGTCTTTCGCCTCGGCGCCGAATAGGACCGTGGACGGCGAAGACGTTTTCCTGCCCTATGTGCGCGACAAGAAGACCCTGGCGCGCCCTTGGGCCAAACCGGGAACGGCGGGGCTCGAACACCGCCTCGGCGGGCTGGAAAAAGAGCATGAAACGGGCAATGTCTCGTACGAACCGGAGAACCACGAATTCATGGTGAAACTGCGCGCCGAAAAGGTGCAGCGCGTCGCGCAGGACATTCCACCGCTGGAGGTGTTCGGCGAACAGGAAGGGGATCTGCTGGTCGTCGGCTGGGGATCGACGCAGGGCGCGATCGAGACCGCCGTGGACGCCTGCGTAGCGCGCGGCCTCCGGGTCGGCGCAACGCATCTTCGGCACATTGTGCCGCTGCCGAACGATCTGGGCAAAATACTCAGCCGGTACGAGCATGTGCTGGCGCCTGAACTGAACAACGGCCAGTTGATCCGGCTGTTGCGCGATCAGTTCCTGCTGCCCATCGCCCCGCTCAAGAAAATCCAGGGGATGCCTTTCAAGGCGCGCGAGATCGAAGAAAAGATCTGCGACATCCTCGGACTATCCGCCGCATAA